The proteins below are encoded in one region of Effusibacillus dendaii:
- the argH gene encoding argininosuccinate lyase, whose amino-acid sequence MSKLWGGRFTKQTDKLVEEFTASIGFDQKLAVDDIRGSLAHVKMLGACGIIPQEDADKIREGLLSILADVRAGRLEYAVENEDIHMNIEKYLIERIGPVGGKLHTGRSRNDQVATDMHLYLRREVKQIIALLADVMQALVDTADAHLDVVIPGYTHLQRAQPVLLAHHLLAYVGMFSRDAERLQDALKRIDILPLGAGALAGTTFPIDRQLVAKELGFARIYENSMDAVSDRDFILEFLSDASILMMHLTRFCEELVMWSSTEFGFVELDDAYCTGSSIMPQKKNPDVAELIRGKSGRVYGNLFGLLTVLKSLPLAYNKDLQEDKEGMFDTVETLRGSLALLAGMIRTMEVRKERLQQVVKEDFSNATDLADYLVRKNMPFRQAHEVIGKLVLYCISNRKFLTDLSMDEYKQHSELFESDVYQVIDIRTVVDARNVLGGTAGPQVRQALERAKGQITSLGQWVEQALEGEI is encoded by the coding sequence GTGTCAAAACTATGGGGTGGGCGTTTTACCAAACAGACAGACAAGCTGGTGGAGGAGTTTACCGCTTCTATCGGATTTGATCAAAAATTGGCCGTGGATGATATCCGCGGCTCTCTTGCGCATGTGAAAATGCTGGGTGCCTGCGGCATCATTCCACAGGAAGATGCAGACAAAATCCGGGAAGGGCTTTTGTCGATTCTGGCGGATGTGCGGGCGGGCAGGCTGGAATATGCGGTGGAAAACGAAGACATTCATATGAACATTGAAAAGTACCTGATCGAGCGGATCGGGCCGGTCGGCGGCAAACTGCATACGGGGCGTTCCCGCAACGATCAGGTGGCCACCGACATGCATCTGTACCTGCGCAGGGAAGTGAAACAGATTATCGCGCTGCTGGCAGATGTGATGCAGGCGTTGGTGGATACGGCAGACGCTCATTTAGACGTGGTGATTCCCGGCTATACGCACCTGCAGCGGGCGCAGCCGGTTTTGTTGGCGCATCACCTGCTCGCTTATGTCGGGATGTTCTCACGCGATGCGGAACGGCTGCAGGACGCATTGAAACGGATCGACATTTTGCCGCTTGGCGCCGGCGCATTGGCTGGTACGACGTTCCCGATCGACCGTCAGTTGGTCGCAAAGGAACTGGGTTTTGCCCGTATTTATGAAAACTCGATGGATGCCGTCAGCGACCGTGATTTCATTCTGGAGTTTCTGAGTGACGCCTCGATTTTGATGATGCACCTGACCCGATTTTGTGAGGAACTGGTGATGTGGTCTTCGACCGAGTTCGGTTTTGTCGAACTGGATGATGCGTACTGCACCGGATCGTCGATTATGCCGCAGAAGAAAAATCCGGATGTCGCCGAATTGATCCGCGGCAAATCGGGACGGGTCTATGGCAATCTGTTCGGGCTGTTGACGGTGCTGAAAAGTTTGCCTCTCGCATACAACAAAGATTTGCAGGAAGACAAAGAAGGCATGTTTGACACGGTTGAAACGCTCAGAGGATCGCTTGCTCTGTTGGCGGGCATGATCCGTACGATGGAAGTGCGCAAAGAGCGGCTGCAGCAGGTGGTTAAAGAAGACTTCTCCAACGCGACCGATCTGGCCGATTATCTGGTGCGGAAAAATATGCCATTCCGCCAGGCGCACGAAGTGATCGGCAAACTGGTGTTGTACTGCATCTCGAATCGGAAGTTCCTGACCGATCTGAGTATGGACGAGTACAAACAGCACAGCGAACTGTTTGAGTCGGATGTGTATCAGGTGATCGACATTCGGACGGTGGTCGATGCGCGCAACGTGTTGGGCGGCACAGCCGGTCCGCAGGTCAGGCAGGCGCTGGAACGCGCCAAAGGTCAGATCACTTCCCTTGGACAGTGGGTCGAACAGGCCTTAGAAGGGGAAATCTGA
- a CDS encoding cell wall-binding repeat-containing protein, producing the protein MNTVATTRIPFGDPERLSIAISQLLFPSGGKQLPNAVLLATGNDFRTVVPAVSLIHFPIHAMVLFSWHGDLSNQLMREINRIQPTGKNAPAAVLLVGPFTAAAIGQLHRAGYSTLHFEQNDPYVQMVHIADWRRRYLPDTMPEMITGNTFLISSETVEESLPVFGFAAHMGTPILYAQRDSLPDLTRRFLQREKHRHVTIIGSESIISRRVEEECRSVVNGTVERFSGSTPQEMAILFARAKSKATQIGFGRHTPGKGDAFTFLPTDWRMAMAAAAMSHTGKHTPLLPLSKTDLPNLYRRYLESLLPQAGGPQPPFMHAFVLGDMQQIPFSTQVEIEGHIQLADPKIGATGGPE; encoded by the coding sequence ATGAACACGGTAGCTACAACACGGATTCCGTTTGGGGATCCGGAACGGTTGTCGATTGCGATCAGCCAACTGTTGTTTCCGAGCGGCGGGAAACAGTTGCCAAATGCGGTTTTGCTGGCAACCGGGAATGATTTTCGCACAGTGGTACCGGCAGTTTCCCTGATTCATTTTCCAATCCACGCGATGGTGCTGTTTTCATGGCACGGGGATCTGTCCAACCAGTTGATGCGGGAGATAAACAGGATTCAACCGACCGGCAAAAATGCGCCTGCTGCTGTGCTGTTAGTCGGGCCCTTCACAGCGGCGGCCATCGGCCAGTTGCATCGGGCAGGCTATTCGACGCTCCACTTTGAGCAGAATGATCCGTATGTGCAAATGGTTCATATCGCGGATTGGCGACGAAGATATTTGCCGGATACGATGCCAGAAATGATCACCGGCAACACATTTCTGATTTCTTCCGAGACGGTTGAGGAGTCGCTGCCTGTGTTCGGTTTTGCCGCCCATATGGGAACCCCGATTTTGTATGCGCAGCGGGACTCCCTGCCGGATTTGACCAGACGGTTTCTCCAAAGGGAAAAACACCGCCATGTGACGATTATCGGTTCGGAATCGATCATTTCGAGACGGGTGGAAGAAGAGTGCAGAAGTGTTGTGAATGGTACGGTGGAGCGTTTTTCAGGCAGTACTCCGCAGGAGATGGCAATTCTTTTTGCCCGAGCCAAGAGTAAAGCGACGCAAATCGGGTTTGGCCGCCATACGCCGGGGAAAGGGGATGCGTTTACGTTCCTGCCCACAGACTGGCGAATGGCGATGGCGGCCGCCGCGATGTCGCACACCGGCAAACATACTCCGCTGCTTCCTTTGTCAAAAACCGATTTACCGAATTTGTACCGTCGCTATCTGGAATCTTTGCTTCCTCAGGCAGGGGGGCCGCAGCCACCGTTCATGCACGCATTTGTTTTGGGCGACATGCAGCAGATTCCGTTTTCCACGCAGGTGGAAATAGAAGGCCACATTCAATTGGCGGATCCAAAAATCGGCGCGACAGGAGGCCCTGAGTAA
- the ftsE gene encoding cell division ATP-binding protein FtsE: MIEMHDVWKTYGNGVSALRGISVKINRGEFVYVVGPSGAGKSTFIKLMYREEKPTKGTIFVNGFNVDRLKDRKIPYMRRQTGVVFQDFKLLPQLTAYENVAFAMEVIGTPSKKMKTRVKEVLELVGLGEKSKHFPNQLSGGEQQRVAVARALVNSPAVIIADEPTGNLDPETSWEIMNLFNKINDQGTTVVMATHNKDIVNTMKRRVIAIEGGQIVRDEQRGVYGYDD, encoded by the coding sequence ATGATCGAAATGCATGACGTGTGGAAGACGTATGGGAACGGGGTTTCCGCTCTGCGAGGAATCAGCGTGAAAATTAACCGTGGTGAATTTGTTTATGTGGTCGGTCCCAGCGGTGCGGGAAAATCCACCTTTATTAAATTGATGTATCGGGAAGAAAAGCCGACCAAAGGGACGATTTTTGTTAACGGATTTAACGTGGATCGTTTAAAAGATCGAAAAATCCCCTATATGCGCCGACAAACTGGCGTTGTATTCCAAGATTTCAAATTGCTTCCGCAATTGACCGCGTATGAAAACGTAGCGTTTGCGATGGAAGTCATCGGTACCCCGAGCAAAAAGATGAAAACGCGCGTCAAAGAAGTGTTGGAGCTGGTGGGGCTTGGTGAGAAAAGCAAGCATTTCCCCAACCAGCTTTCCGGTGGGGAACAGCAGCGTGTGGCTGTTGCCCGGGCACTGGTCAACAGTCCGGCTGTTATCATAGCGGACGAGCCTACCGGCAACTTGGACCCGGAAACATCCTGGGAGATTATGAACCTGTTTAATAAGATCAACGATCAAGGCACGACGGTCGTGATGGCGACACACAACAAGGATATCGTGAACACAATGAAACGTCGCGTGATTGCAATCGAGGGCGGACAAATTGTGCGTGACGAACAACGGGGGGTATACGGATACGATGATTAG
- a CDS encoding argininosuccinate synthase codes for MAKQKIVLAYSGGLDTSVILTWLKETYDAEIIAFTADIGQKDELDGLEEKALKTGASKVYIDDLRDEFARDFIFPMFQAGALYEGQYLLGTSIARPLIAKRMVEIARAEGATAIAHGATGKGNDQVRFELTAAALAPELEVIAQWRLESFREQFPGRAEMIAYAEKHGIQVQATAAKPYSMDRNLLHISFESGMLEDPWFDASHESNKEMYVLSVAPEDAPDQAEYVELEFEQGNCVAINGKRMSPLQVMETLNELGGKHGIGRVDMVENRFVGMKSRGVYETPGGTILFTAHRKMESLTMDREVMQLRDSLIPRYSGLVYNGFWFAPERLALQALVTESQKNVTGTVRLKLYKGNVIGAGVKSPVSLYNPNIATMEADPTQAYNQSDATGFIRLNALRLKVASGVRQNAGK; via the coding sequence ATGGCGAAGCAGAAGATTGTATTGGCATATTCGGGTGGATTGGATACATCCGTAATCCTGACATGGCTGAAAGAGACGTATGATGCGGAAATCATCGCTTTTACAGCCGATATCGGCCAAAAGGATGAATTGGACGGTTTGGAGGAAAAAGCGCTGAAAACGGGCGCCAGCAAAGTCTATATTGACGATTTGCGAGACGAGTTTGCGCGTGATTTTATTTTCCCGATGTTTCAGGCGGGAGCCCTCTACGAGGGGCAGTATTTGCTGGGAACCAGTATTGCGCGCCCATTGATCGCCAAGCGGATGGTCGAGATTGCACGCGCGGAAGGGGCAACTGCCATTGCGCACGGAGCGACTGGCAAAGGAAACGATCAGGTACGCTTTGAACTGACGGCAGCCGCACTGGCTCCTGAACTGGAAGTGATTGCACAGTGGCGGCTCGAATCATTCCGTGAGCAATTCCCGGGCCGGGCGGAAATGATCGCCTATGCGGAGAAGCACGGAATTCAGGTGCAGGCTACTGCGGCAAAGCCGTATTCGATGGACCGCAATTTGCTCCATATCAGCTTTGAAAGCGGTATGTTGGAAGACCCGTGGTTTGACGCCAGCCACGAGTCAAACAAAGAGATGTACGTGCTGAGTGTAGCGCCGGAAGATGCGCCCGATCAGGCGGAATATGTGGAACTGGAGTTTGAGCAGGGAAACTGTGTGGCGATAAACGGCAAACGCATGTCGCCGCTGCAAGTGATGGAGACGTTGAACGAACTGGGCGGCAAACATGGAATCGGTCGGGTGGACATGGTCGAGAACCGGTTTGTCGGCATGAAGAGCCGCGGCGTTTATGAAACACCGGGCGGAACCATTCTGTTTACGGCACATCGGAAGATGGAATCGCTGACGATGGACCGGGAAGTGATGCAGTTGCGGGATTCTCTGATTCCCCGCTATAGCGGGCTGGTGTACAACGGTTTCTGGTTCGCGCCGGAAAGACTGGCCCTGCAGGCGCTTGTCACCGAAAGCCAGAAAAATGTGACCGGCACCGTTCGACTTAAACTGTACAAAGGCAACGTGATCGGGGCTGGTGTAAAAAGCCCGGTCAGCTTGTACAATCCGAACATTGCCACGATGGAAGCCGATCCGACTCAAGCGTACAATCAATCGGATGCGACTGGCTTTATCCGTCTCAATGCGCTGCGTCTGAAGGTGGCTTCCGGAGTCAGGCAGAACGCGGGTAAGTAA
- a CDS encoding coiled-coil domain-containing protein: MIENHSSKTSKWEGLFFGMFVIISFDTINSKGGDSRMADEQQQKFDMMKQLIAMVAKNNEKIDENNRKLDENIERIDKISAKLDENTGKLDKLAQEFTEFKHEMNEFRKETNDRLDRIEDRMEHLTQKWIDTDREVYRLKQRQVK, from the coding sequence GTGATTGAAAATCATTCCAGCAAAACTTCAAAATGGGAGGGTCTCTTTTTTGGAATGTTTGTTATAATATCTTTTGATACAATTAATAGCAAAGGAGGCGATTCCCGAATGGCTGATGAACAACAACAAAAGTTTGATATGATGAAACAACTGATTGCCATGGTGGCAAAGAACAACGAAAAGATTGATGAAAACAACAGGAAGCTTGATGAAAACATAGAGAGGATTGATAAAATCAGCGCGAAGCTCGATGAAAACACCGGGAAACTTGATAAATTAGCTCAGGAATTTACGGAGTTTAAACACGAAATGAATGAATTTCGCAAGGAGACAAACGACCGTTTGGACAGGATTGAGGACCGTATGGAACATCTTACGCAAAAATGGATCGATACGGACCGCGAAGTATATCGTCTGAAGCAAAGACAAGTTAAATAA
- the argF gene encoding ornithine carbamoyltransferase produces MTNSTVVSGLQAGLKGRDFIDFTDYTPDELQYLIKLAEEIKHKQKSGEVYHPLAGKTLGMFFTKASTRTRVSFEVGMFQLGGHALFLSGNDTQIGRGEPIPDTAQVMSRYVDGIMIRTFSHENVRELAEYATVPVVNALTDLHHPCQVMADILTLKEHKGRLEGLTVAYVGDGNNMANSWIQAAPKFGLHMRVATPPGYECDAAVVEEAKQLAQQFGTELMLTNDPVAAVKNADLIYTDVWASMGQEAEQAERVRKFADFQVNEALAQHAKSDFLFMHCLPAHRGEEVSAGVIDGPHSVIFDEAENRLHVQKAILVATMA; encoded by the coding sequence ATGACTAATTCAACTGTCGTGAGCGGGTTACAAGCAGGGTTGAAGGGACGCGACTTTATCGATTTTACTGATTATACGCCGGACGAATTGCAATACTTGATCAAACTGGCAGAGGAAATCAAACACAAACAAAAAAGTGGGGAAGTGTACCATCCGCTGGCAGGCAAGACGTTGGGCATGTTTTTCACGAAAGCGTCGACCCGAACGCGGGTATCGTTTGAAGTCGGCATGTTCCAATTGGGCGGCCACGCGCTTTTTCTGTCGGGTAACGACACGCAGATTGGCCGGGGAGAACCGATTCCCGATACGGCGCAGGTGATGTCCCGCTATGTGGACGGCATCATGATCCGCACGTTCTCGCATGAGAATGTGCGGGAATTGGCCGAATACGCGACCGTTCCGGTGGTTAACGCATTGACGGATTTGCACCATCCCTGCCAGGTGATGGCGGACATCCTGACATTAAAAGAACATAAGGGCCGTTTGGAAGGATTGACTGTCGCGTACGTGGGGGACGGCAACAACATGGCCAACTCCTGGATTCAGGCGGCTCCGAAATTTGGCTTGCATATGCGGGTGGCAACACCGCCGGGGTATGAATGTGATGCCGCAGTTGTAGAGGAAGCAAAACAGTTGGCACAGCAATTCGGGACCGAGCTGATGTTGACAAATGACCCGGTTGCAGCGGTCAAAAATGCCGACTTGATTTATACGGATGTCTGGGCCAGCATGGGACAGGAAGCGGAACAGGCGGAACGGGTCAGGAAGTTTGCCGATTTTCAGGTGAATGAAGCGCTCGCCCAACATGCAAAATCGGATTTTCTGTTTATGCATTGTCTGCCTGCCCATCGCGGTGAAGAAGTGTCGGCAGGGGTGATTGACGGACCGCACTCGGTGATTTTTGATGAGGCGGAGAACCGTCTGCATGTGCAAAAAGCGATCCTGGTAGCAACAATGGCGTAA
- the ftsX gene encoding permease-like cell division protein FtsX translates to MIRTLLRHVREGFKNIGRNSWMTVAAIGSVVVSLMILGVFLTLAMNLQAFTKQIEGQVQMDVIVQQGVSRADISKLETLLKNTNGIKEVKFVSKEDGIQILRQQLKENAELLNGLEMENPLPDKFVVKAADPRNTLALADQIRTFPNVEKVQDGREVVQKLYNVVDIVRVVGGALVIGLMFTAIFLISNTIRITIFARRREIEIMKLVGATNWFIRWPFFIEGLIMGALGALIPILIIALGYSYVVRLMSNTLILILPLTAVIFQVGAALLLIGALIGMFGSAFSVRKFLKI, encoded by the coding sequence ATGATTAGAACGCTGCTTCGTCATGTTCGGGAAGGATTTAAAAATATTGGCCGAAATTCGTGGATGACGGTTGCCGCCATCGGATCGGTAGTCGTGTCGCTGATGATTCTCGGCGTTTTTTTGACATTGGCGATGAACCTGCAGGCGTTTACCAAACAAATTGAGGGGCAGGTGCAGATGGATGTCATTGTCCAGCAGGGCGTGTCGCGTGCGGACATCAGTAAACTGGAAACGCTCCTCAAAAATACGAACGGGATTAAGGAAGTAAAGTTTGTGTCAAAAGAGGACGGAATTCAAATCCTTCGCCAACAGTTAAAAGAAAATGCGGAACTGTTGAACGGGTTGGAAATGGAAAATCCACTGCCTGACAAATTTGTCGTGAAAGCGGCTGACCCGCGAAATACGCTGGCGCTGGCCGACCAAATCCGCACGTTCCCGAACGTGGAAAAAGTACAGGATGGCCGCGAAGTGGTTCAAAAACTGTATAATGTGGTCGATATCGTTCGGGTTGTAGGCGGGGCGCTTGTCATCGGTTTGATGTTTACGGCGATTTTCCTGATCTCCAACACCATTCGCATCACGATCTTCGCCCGCCGCCGCGAGATTGAAATTATGAAGCTGGTGGGGGCCACCAACTGGTTTATCCGCTGGCCGTTTTTCATCGAAGGACTGATTATGGGGGCGCTCGGAGCTTTAATTCCGATTCTGATCATAGCGCTTGGATACTCGTATGTCGTAAGGTTGATGTCAAATACATTGATTCTCATTTTGCCGCTGACGGCGGTGATTTTCCAAGTAGGTGCCGCACTGCTGCTGATTGGGGCGCTGATTGGAATGTTCGGATCGGCCTTCTCTGTTCGCAAGTTTCTTAAAATCTAA
- the carB gene encoding carbamoyl-phosphate synthase (glutamine-hydrolyzing) large subunit, with protein sequence MHSSANNTAKVSNIQPSDTILVIGSGPIVIGQAAEFDYAGTQACKALREEGYRVVLVNSNPATIMTDLDVADVVYIEPLNVASLARIIEKERPHGLLATLGGQTGLNLAVDLHEAGVLDQFGVKLLGTQLESIKQAEDRQLFKDLMYSIKQPIPESKVVESLQEGLDFVEKIGLPVIIRPAYTLGGTGGGIAETIEEFKSIATRGLKQSPISQILVERSIKGWKEIEYEVMRDAADTCITICNMENIDPVGVHTGDSIVVAPSQTLTDQEYQMLRTAAVDIIRALKIEGGCNVQFALHPTSREYCVIEVNPRVSRSSALASKATGYPIAKMAAKIAVGKRLDEILNPVTGKTYASFEPALDYVVVKIPRWPFDKFPTADRTLGTQMKATGEVMALERSFEAALQKALRSLEIGLDGLALKGVDQLTDVEVERILAKEPDDRRLFALAEALRRGWAPQQICELTGIDPFFVSKLAKLIRFEQQLEATGREQQSVSLPRDLLLQAKKLGFSDDRIARLTGVTGNQIRAQRLAQGIVPSYLLVDTCAAEFESATPYYYSTYRSQDEVVPSTRKKALVVGSGPIRIGQGIEFDYCSVHAVWALKRLGYETVIINNNPETVSTDFDTADRLYFEPLTLEDVLNVIEKEGVERVFVQYGGQTAINLAVKLEQALAGTGVQIAGTSLQAIDRAEDRDAFRRFLLEQNIPQSDGGTAHDVEGAVKVATALGYPVIVRPSYVIGGRAMAVVHNETELRDYMRAAVDVNPEHPILIDQYLAGKEVEVDAVCDGENALIPGIFEHIERAGVHSGDSMAVYPPQTLSAEEIQTIVDYTQKIALHLPVVGLVNIQFVIYEGHVYVLEVNPRASRTVPIISKVTGIPLIELSVRLSLGERLVNSGYGTGLAQNQPYVVVKAPVFSFGKITGFDIHLGPEMKSTGEVLGIGDGYIQAVTNAFAGVGIGLQPGGLFCAITEREKQAAVPLLKRFAELGYTLYATPQTAQSLAQNGVQNIQRVEKQQDEIEQLLKSGKIRLVLNIPTRGQNPERLGFWLRRFSVETRIPCLTSLDTAQALLQAVEHQTQPQPRPLSPVQQVV encoded by the coding sequence TTGCACTCGTCGGCAAATAACACAGCAAAGGTGTCAAATATACAGCCTTCAGATACGATTCTTGTAATTGGATCCGGGCCGATTGTGATCGGCCAAGCGGCGGAGTTTGATTATGCCGGAACGCAAGCTTGCAAGGCGTTGCGGGAAGAAGGATATCGTGTCGTACTGGTGAACTCCAACCCGGCCACGATCATGACCGATTTGGATGTGGCGGATGTTGTCTATATTGAACCGCTAAACGTCGCTTCGTTGGCACGTATTATTGAAAAAGAGCGGCCGCATGGGTTGCTGGCGACGCTCGGCGGTCAGACCGGTTTGAACCTGGCAGTCGATCTGCATGAAGCGGGCGTGCTGGACCAATTCGGAGTCAAACTGCTCGGCACTCAGTTGGAATCGATCAAACAGGCGGAAGATCGCCAGCTTTTTAAGGATTTAATGTATTCGATCAAACAGCCGATTCCGGAGTCCAAAGTGGTTGAATCGCTGCAGGAAGGGTTAGATTTTGTCGAAAAAATCGGTCTGCCGGTGATTATCCGTCCTGCGTATACACTGGGCGGAACGGGTGGCGGCATCGCGGAGACAATCGAGGAATTCAAATCGATCGCGACACGCGGGCTGAAGCAGAGCCCGATCAGCCAGATTCTGGTGGAACGAAGCATCAAAGGATGGAAAGAAATCGAGTATGAAGTGATGCGTGATGCGGCAGATACCTGCATTACCATCTGTAATATGGAAAACATCGATCCGGTGGGCGTACATACGGGTGACAGCATCGTCGTGGCCCCGTCCCAGACGTTGACCGATCAGGAATATCAGATGCTGCGTACGGCGGCGGTAGACATCATTCGGGCCCTGAAAATCGAAGGCGGCTGCAACGTGCAGTTTGCGCTGCATCCGACCAGCCGCGAATACTGCGTGATTGAAGTGAATCCGCGCGTTTCCCGTTCGTCTGCGCTGGCATCCAAAGCGACCGGTTATCCGATTGCCAAAATGGCGGCGAAAATCGCGGTCGGCAAACGGCTGGATGAAATTTTGAACCCGGTCACCGGCAAAACATACGCTTCCTTTGAACCGGCGCTCGATTATGTGGTGGTGAAAATCCCGCGCTGGCCGTTTGACAAGTTTCCGACCGCCGACCGGACGCTAGGTACACAAATGAAAGCGACCGGCGAAGTGATGGCGCTTGAACGTTCGTTTGAAGCGGCACTGCAAAAAGCGCTCCGTTCGCTTGAAATCGGTCTGGACGGACTTGCGTTAAAAGGCGTCGATCAGTTGACGGATGTGGAAGTCGAGCGGATTCTGGCCAAGGAACCGGATGACCGCCGGCTGTTTGCTTTGGCGGAAGCGTTGCGGCGCGGTTGGGCTCCGCAGCAGATCTGTGAGCTGACAGGCATCGATCCGTTTTTTGTCAGCAAGTTAGCGAAACTGATACGGTTTGAACAACAACTGGAGGCGACCGGGCGAGAGCAACAGTCTGTCTCCTTGCCGCGAGACCTCCTGCTGCAGGCGAAGAAACTCGGTTTCTCCGATGACCGGATCGCACGCCTGACGGGGGTGACGGGCAACCAAATTCGGGCGCAACGTTTGGCGCAAGGAATTGTACCTTCCTATCTGTTGGTGGATACATGTGCGGCCGAATTTGAATCGGCGACCCCGTATTATTATTCGACCTATCGCAGCCAGGACGAAGTGGTCCCCTCCACTCGGAAAAAGGCGCTGGTGGTCGGCTCGGGACCGATCCGGATCGGGCAGGGCATCGAGTTCGACTATTGTTCGGTGCATGCTGTGTGGGCGTTGAAACGGCTGGGATACGAGACGGTTATTATCAACAACAATCCGGAAACGGTATCGACCGATTTTGATACGGCGGATCGTCTGTATTTTGAACCGCTGACACTGGAAGATGTATTGAATGTGATTGAAAAAGAGGGTGTGGAACGTGTGTTTGTCCAGTACGGCGGACAAACGGCGATCAACCTGGCTGTAAAACTGGAACAGGCGCTGGCCGGAACCGGTGTACAGATCGCCGGCACCTCATTGCAAGCGATTGACCGGGCGGAAGACCGGGATGCGTTCCGACGCTTCTTGCTGGAACAAAACATTCCGCAAAGCGACGGGGGCACCGCGCATGACGTGGAAGGCGCCGTAAAAGTGGCAACCGCGCTCGGGTATCCGGTGATCGTTCGTCCGTCCTACGTAATTGGCGGTCGAGCCATGGCGGTGGTTCACAATGAAACGGAACTGCGGGATTATATGCGGGCAGCGGTCGATGTCAATCCGGAACACCCGATTTTGATCGACCAGTACCTGGCTGGCAAAGAGGTGGAAGTTGACGCGGTCTGTGACGGGGAGAACGCGCTGATTCCCGGCATTTTTGAACATATTGAGCGGGCGGGTGTTCATTCCGGCGATTCGATGGCGGTTTATCCGCCGCAAACGTTGTCGGCTGAAGAAATTCAGACGATTGTGGACTATACGCAAAAAATCGCCCTTCACTTGCCGGTGGTCGGACTTGTCAATATTCAGTTTGTGATCTACGAAGGCCATGTGTATGTGCTGGAAGTGAACCCTCGTGCGTCGCGTACGGTGCCGATTATTTCGAAAGTGACCGGCATTCCGCTGATTGAGCTGTCTGTGCGGTTATCGCTGGGGGAACGGCTGGTGAACAGCGGATACGGAACCGGTCTCGCCCAAAACCAGCCCTATGTAGTAGTCAAAGCACCCGTATTTTCGTTCGGAAAAATCACCGGATTCGATATTCATCTTGGACCGGAAATGAAATCGACCGGCGAAGTGCTCGGAATCGGGGACGGTTATATCCAGGCTGTGACGAACGCGTTTGCGGGTGTGGGAATCGGATTGCAGCCGGGCGGTTTGTTTTGTGCCATCACCGAACGGGAAAAGCAGGCAGCCGTTCCGCTGCTCAAGCGGTTTGCTGAACTGGGGTATACATTGTATGCAACGCCGCAGACAGCTCAATCGCTGGCGCAAAACGGCGTGCAGAACATCCAGCGGGTGGAGAAACAACAGGACGAAATCGAGCAGCTGCTTAAGTCGGGCAAAATCCGGCTGGTGTTGAACATCCCGACGCGCGGACAGAATCCCGAGCGGCTGGGGTTCTGGCTGAGACGGTTCAGCGTGGAAACGCGCATACCCTGTCTGACATCGCTCGATACGGCACAAGCGCTGCTGCAGGCGGTGGAACATCAAACACAGCCGCAGCCAAGGCCGCTGTCACCGGTACAACAGGTTGTTTAA